The following proteins are encoded in a genomic region of Bacillus sp. FJAT-22090:
- the purF gene encoding amidophosphoribosyltransferase: MLAELRGLNEECGVFGIWGHPNPAALSYYGLHALQHRGQEGAGIVVTDGEHLRAVKGEGLVNDVFNNGKLEKLEGHAAIAHVRYATAGGSGIENVQPLLFNSTTGSLAIAHNGNIVNATRLKRSLERQGSIFQTTSDTEVLAHLLKKSNLPSFEEKAKQALRLLEGAFAFIILTEDGMIVAQDPQGMRPLSLGQLDGAWVVASETSAFDLIGAELVRSINPGELLIINNDGCRSERYVEKKDRAICTMEYVYFSRPDSDIDGINIHMARKRLGKQLAKEIQIEADVVTGVPDSSISAAIGFSEATGIPYELGLIKNRYVGRTFIQPSQDLRERGVKMKLSPVRQVVKGKRVIMVDDSIVRGTTSRRIVNMLKDAGALEVHVVISSPPLKNPCFYGIDISTDSELIASNNSVDDICKLIGADSLTFLSVEGMVEAIGRPEGEKNCGHCLACFTGEYPTDIFADTKLPHEKELVR, from the coding sequence ATGCTTGCTGAACTCAGAGGCTTAAATGAAGAATGTGGTGTATTCGGGATTTGGGGACATCCTAACCCAGCTGCCTTGAGCTATTATGGATTACATGCACTGCAACACAGAGGACAAGAAGGTGCTGGAATTGTTGTCACAGACGGAGAACATTTACGTGCTGTGAAGGGTGAAGGCTTGGTTAATGATGTATTTAATAATGGAAAATTAGAAAAGCTAGAAGGTCACGCTGCAATTGCGCATGTACGTTATGCAACTGCAGGTGGCTCTGGAATCGAAAATGTCCAACCATTACTCTTCAATTCTACGACTGGAAGTCTAGCAATCGCTCATAACGGTAATATTGTGAATGCTACCCGTTTAAAACGAAGCTTAGAACGTCAAGGTAGTATTTTTCAAACAACATCTGATACAGAAGTACTTGCACACTTATTGAAAAAGAGTAATCTTCCATCGTTTGAAGAAAAAGCTAAGCAAGCTTTAAGATTACTTGAAGGTGCGTTTGCTTTTATCATTTTAACTGAGGACGGTATGATAGTTGCGCAAGATCCACAAGGAATGCGACCACTTTCTTTAGGTCAATTGGATGGTGCATGGGTAGTTGCATCTGAAACAAGTGCCTTTGATTTAATTGGAGCAGAATTAGTTCGTTCTATTAATCCAGGTGAGTTATTAATTATCAATAATGATGGTTGTCGTTCTGAGCGTTATGTAGAGAAAAAAGATCGAGCAATTTGCACGATGGAATATGTATATTTTTCTCGTCCTGATTCGGATATCGATGGGATTAATATTCATATGGCAAGAAAGCGCCTTGGAAAACAACTAGCAAAGGAAATTCAAATTGAAGCGGACGTAGTGACTGGGGTACCAGACTCTAGTATTTCTGCAGCAATCGGTTTTTCAGAAGCAACTGGCATACCATACGAACTTGGTCTTATTAAAAACAGATATGTTGGAAGAACTTTTATCCAACCTTCACAAGATTTACGGGAACGTGGAGTGAAGATGAAGCTTTCCCCAGTGCGCCAAGTTGTAAAAGGTAAACGTGTAATTATGGTAGACGATTCAATCGTAAGAGGAACTACATCAAGACGTATTGTAAATATGTTAAAAGATGCAGGTGCACTGGAAGTACATGTAGTTATTAGTTCTCCTCCACTAAAAAATCCATGTTTTTATGGAATTGATATTAGTACAGATTCGGAGCTTATCGCTTCTAATAATAGCGTTGATGATATATGTAAGTTGATTGGTGCTGATTCTTTAACATTCTTGTCTGTAGAAGGAATGGTTGAAGCAATAGGTAGACCAGAAGGCGAGAAAAATTGTGGTCACTGTTTAGCTTGTTTTACAGGTGAATACCCAACAGATATTTTCGCAGATACGAAACTACCACATGAAAAAGAGCTTGTTCGATAG
- the purM gene encoding phosphoribosylformylglycinamidine cyclo-ligase — MSKAYEKAGVNIEAGYEAVQRMKSHVERTARKGIMGTFGGFGGMFDLSSLNYKEPVLISGTDGVGTKLKLAFMTDSHDTIGVDCVAMCVNDIVAQGAEPLFFLDYVAVGKAVPARIEQIVKGVADGCVQSGAALIGGETAEMPGLYEEDEYDLAGFAVGACEKSKIVTGENIAEGDVLVGIASSGVHSNGYSLVRKIAFEEQGFTPKTIVEGYEELGEIGKALLTPTKIYAKPVMEMHQELSIHGMAHVTGGGFYENLPRMMPDGMAVEIDLGSWEVLPVFQFLKEKGSLVDRDLYNVFNMGIGFVLSLSAEEADKAIAIAEAHGEKAYTIGRVVKGEGVIFTGAHDGSLV, encoded by the coding sequence GTGTCAAAAGCATATGAAAAAGCAGGCGTGAATATTGAAGCTGGCTATGAAGCAGTTCAACGAATGAAGTCACATGTCGAACGTACAGCAAGAAAAGGAATTATGGGTACTTTCGGTGGTTTCGGCGGAATGTTTGACTTGTCTTCATTAAATTATAAAGAGCCTGTATTAATTTCAGGTACAGATGGTGTTGGAACGAAGCTGAAGCTTGCATTTATGACGGATTCCCACGATACAATCGGTGTAGACTGTGTAGCGATGTGTGTGAATGATATTGTAGCGCAAGGTGCAGAGCCGTTATTCTTCCTTGACTACGTTGCAGTTGGCAAAGCTGTACCTGCTCGTATTGAGCAAATCGTAAAAGGTGTTGCGGATGGCTGTGTTCAGTCAGGAGCAGCATTGATTGGTGGAGAAACAGCGGAAATGCCAGGTTTATACGAAGAAGATGAGTATGACTTAGCTGGATTTGCTGTTGGTGCCTGTGAAAAATCAAAAATTGTTACCGGTGAGAATATTGCAGAAGGGGACGTTTTAGTAGGTATTGCTTCAAGCGGCGTCCATTCTAATGGATATTCCCTAGTTCGTAAAATTGCATTTGAAGAGCAAGGCTTTACTCCAAAAACGATTGTGGAAGGCTATGAAGAACTTGGCGAAATAGGTAAAGCTCTTCTAACGCCAACTAAAATTTACGCAAAGCCAGTTATGGAAATGCATCAGGAACTTTCTATTCACGGGATGGCACATGTAACGGGGGGTGGCTTTTATGAAAACCTACCTCGTATGATGCCAGATGGAATGGCAGTTGAAATTGATTTGGGTTCATGGGAAGTGCTTCCTGTGTTTCAATTTTTAAAAGAAAAAGGATCGCTTGTTGATCGCGATTTATATAACGTTTTTAATATGGGAATTGGTTTTGTACTATCCCTTTCAGCTGAGGAAGCGGATAAGGCAATCGCTATTGCAGAAGCCCATGGAGAAAAGGCATATACAATCGGTCGTGTTGTAAAAGGTGAAGGTGTTATATTCACTGGAGCGCATGACGGGAGTTTAGTTTAA
- the purN gene encoding phosphoribosylglycinamide formyltransferase: MVEKPKFAIFASGSGSNFQAIYDAVKAGRLAANAVLVVTDKPGAFVEERAKKAGVETLAIKQTSFSSKDAYEQEILKKLQELEVEWIVLAGYMRLIGNVLLEAYPNRIINIHPSLLPAFPGKDAIGQAIDHGVKVTGVTVHYVDAGMDTGPILAQQAVEVVDGDREKTEERIHAVEHELYTKTLQKLWSR; the protein is encoded by the coding sequence ATGGTGGAAAAACCGAAGTTTGCAATATTTGCATCTGGGAGTGGAAGTAATTTCCAAGCTATTTACGATGCAGTAAAAGCTGGAAGATTAGCTGCTAATGCAGTATTGGTTGTCACAGATAAACCGGGTGCATTTGTAGAAGAACGGGCGAAAAAAGCAGGTGTCGAAACACTTGCTATTAAACAAACAAGTTTTTCCTCTAAGGATGCATACGAACAAGAAATTCTAAAGAAGCTTCAGGAACTTGAAGTGGAGTGGATCGTACTTGCTGGCTATATGCGCTTGATTGGGAATGTGTTGCTCGAAGCGTACCCTAATCGAATCATTAATATCCATCCTTCGTTACTTCCTGCTTTTCCAGGAAAAGATGCAATCGGTCAAGCAATTGATCACGGGGTCAAGGTAACAGGTGTAACAGTTCACTATGTGGATGCAGGAATGGATACAGGACCAATATTAGCTCAGCAAGCTGTCGAAGTAGTGGATGGAGATAGAGAGAAAACAGAAGAACGAATCCATGCTGTGGAGCATGAATTGTATACGAAGACTTTACAAAAACTATGGAGCCGGTGA
- the purH gene encoding bifunctional phosphoribosylaminoimidazolecarboxamide formyltransferase/IMP cyclohydrolase, translating to MAKRALISVSDKSGILEFAKELEQLGYEILSTGGTKSFLEQNGVAITSVDQVTNFPEILDGRVKTLNPMIHGGLLAKHDDPSHQAQLEEHKITPIQVVCVNLYPFRETISKPDVAFEDAIENIDIGGPSMLRSAAKNHQYVTVVTDTSDYEEVLGQLKETGETTLETRRRLAAKVFRHTAAYDALIASYMTDLTGEEFPELLTLTYERKQALRYGENPHQKAAFYKRPLGSDFSIASATQLHGKELSYNNIQDANAAIQIVKEFEIPAAVAVKHMNPCGVGTGNTISEAFNKAYEADSTSIFGGIVALNREVDAATAKVLAGIFLEIIIAPSFSEEAIAMLTAKKNIRLLTISYEQTKKDAWNTVSVEGGLLVQSPDTFGLKDADVKVVTDREPTPEEWKALELGWSVVKHVKSNAIVVSTEDMTIGVGAGQMNRVGSAKIALEQAGERAKGAGLASDAFFPMNDTVEVAAKAGITAIIQTGGSVKDQDSIDKANEYGIAMVFTGVRHFKH from the coding sequence GTGGCAAAACGTGCGTTAATTAGTGTTTCAGATAAATCAGGGATTCTCGAATTTGCAAAAGAGTTGGAACAGCTTGGATATGAAATTTTATCAACTGGTGGAACAAAATCATTTTTAGAACAAAATGGTGTTGCGATTACATCAGTAGACCAAGTAACAAATTTTCCAGAGATTTTGGATGGTCGAGTAAAAACATTGAATCCTATGATTCACGGTGGATTGTTAGCAAAACATGATGACCCTTCTCATCAGGCACAACTAGAAGAACATAAAATAACTCCTATTCAAGTAGTTTGTGTGAACTTATATCCTTTTCGCGAAACAATTTCTAAACCAGATGTAGCATTTGAAGATGCTATTGAAAATATTGATATTGGTGGCCCATCGATGCTACGTTCTGCTGCCAAAAACCATCAATACGTAACAGTAGTTACAGATACATCTGACTATGAGGAAGTATTAGGTCAATTAAAAGAAACTGGAGAAACTACTTTAGAAACACGTCGCCGATTAGCTGCAAAAGTTTTCCGCCATACAGCAGCATACGACGCTTTAATTGCTAGTTATATGACGGATTTAACTGGCGAAGAATTTCCTGAATTACTAACATTAACATATGAACGTAAGCAGGCTTTACGCTACGGTGAAAATCCTCATCAAAAAGCAGCATTTTATAAACGTCCACTTGGATCTGATTTCTCTATTGCCTCTGCAACTCAATTACATGGGAAAGAGTTATCCTACAACAATATTCAAGATGCAAACGCTGCTATTCAAATCGTAAAAGAATTCGAAATTCCAGCTGCAGTTGCAGTAAAACATATGAATCCTTGTGGTGTTGGAACTGGTAATACGATATCAGAAGCTTTTAATAAAGCATACGAAGCAGATTCAACTTCTATTTTCGGTGGAATTGTTGCATTAAACCGTGAAGTAGATGCAGCAACTGCAAAGGTTTTGGCAGGAATTTTCTTGGAAATCATTATTGCTCCTTCATTTTCAGAAGAAGCTATCGCTATGTTAACTGCAAAGAAAAACATTCGCCTGTTAACTATTTCTTATGAGCAAACAAAAAAAGATGCATGGAATACCGTATCTGTGGAAGGTGGATTATTAGTTCAATCTCCTGATACATTTGGATTAAAAGACGCGGATGTGAAAGTTGTTACAGACCGCGAACCAACACCAGAAGAATGGAAAGCATTAGAACTTGGATGGAGCGTAGTGAAACACGTTAAGTCTAATGCAATTGTTGTTTCTACTGAAGATATGACAATCGGAGTCGGTGCAGGTCAGATGAATCGTGTGGGTTCAGCAAAGATTGCGCTGGAGCAAGCAGGTGAACGAGCAAAAGGAGCAGGACTTGCATCAGATGCATTCTTCCCGATGAACGATACAGTAGAAGTAGCTGCAAAGGCTGGTATTACTGCGATTATTCAAACAGGTGGTTCTGTTAAAGACCAAGATTCAATTGATAAAGCAAATGAATACGGAATCGCAATGGTATTCACTGGCGTTCGTCATTTTAAACATTAA
- the purD gene encoding phosphoribosylamine--glycine ligase translates to MNILVIGSGGREHAIAKQFNDSPSVNKVFVAPGNAGMLEDATIVPIDVMAFDELTTFAKENKIDLTFVGPEQPLAGGIVDFFQAEGLRIFGPTKAAAQLEGSKAFAKEIMQKYDIPTAEYETFTEVDKAKAYIEKLGAPIVVKADGLAAGKGVVVAMTVEEANNAVEDMIGNQLFGESSSRVVIEEFLDGEEFSFMSFVHNGQIYPMVIAQDHKRAYDGDKGPNTGGMGAYSPVPQISSTIVDAAYEAIVVPTVQAMTKEGISFTGILYAGLILTSDGPKVIEFNARFGDPETQVVLPRMVSDFGEFMTALMDEKPYELKWSKESMLGVVIASEGYPGDVKKGAELPNLQSLQELGLHVFHAGTKASDDGFIANGGRVILVAASETTLKEAQEKVYEGLSTLQWDGLFFRKDIGWRTFL, encoded by the coding sequence ATGAATATACTCGTAATTGGTAGTGGTGGCCGTGAGCATGCTATTGCAAAGCAGTTCAATGATTCCCCTTCTGTAAACAAAGTTTTTGTGGCTCCAGGTAACGCTGGTATGTTAGAAGACGCAACAATTGTACCAATTGATGTTATGGCTTTTGATGAGCTTACAACTTTCGCAAAAGAAAATAAAATCGATTTAACATTTGTTGGACCAGAGCAACCACTTGCGGGTGGGATCGTGGACTTTTTTCAAGCAGAGGGCTTACGTATTTTTGGACCAACAAAGGCTGCTGCACAACTAGAAGGCAGTAAAGCATTTGCAAAAGAGATTATGCAAAAATATGATATCCCAACAGCCGAGTACGAAACCTTTACAGAAGTAGATAAAGCGAAAGCGTATATTGAAAAGCTAGGAGCTCCTATCGTCGTAAAAGCAGACGGACTTGCTGCAGGTAAAGGGGTAGTAGTTGCCATGACGGTGGAAGAAGCAAACAATGCGGTGGAAGATATGATTGGCAATCAATTATTTGGAGAATCGTCTTCTCGCGTTGTAATTGAAGAATTCTTGGACGGGGAAGAGTTTTCTTTCATGTCATTCGTGCATAACGGTCAAATTTATCCAATGGTAATTGCACAAGACCATAAACGAGCTTATGACGGAGATAAGGGTCCAAACACTGGTGGTATGGGCGCATATTCACCTGTTCCACAGATTTCTTCAACAATTGTCGATGCAGCATACGAAGCAATCGTTGTTCCGACCGTACAGGCAATGACTAAAGAGGGAATATCTTTTACTGGTATTTTATATGCAGGACTTATTTTAACGAGCGACGGTCCAAAGGTTATCGAGTTTAATGCACGTTTTGGAGACCCAGAAACACAGGTAGTCCTTCCTCGAATGGTAAGTGACTTTGGTGAATTCATGACAGCATTGATGGATGAGAAACCGTATGAACTAAAGTGGTCGAAGGAATCCATGTTGGGCGTAGTCATTGCTTCAGAAGGTTACCCAGGAGACGTGAAAAAAGGCGCTGAGCTTCCTAATCTTCAATCCCTACAAGAATTAGGGCTACATGTTTTCCATGCAGGTACAAAAGCTAGTGATGATGGATTTATTGCCAATGGTGGTCGAGTTATTTTAGTTGCTGCAAGTGAAACTACTTTAAAAGAGGCACAAGAAAAAGTATACGAGGGTCTATCTACTTTACAATGGGATGGTCTATTTTTCAGAAAAGATATAGGTTGGCGAACTTTTCTTTAA
- a CDS encoding adenine deaminase C-terminal domain-containing protein → MQYPIWKIEEIRHQIEVVNGTKPPDILIKNATYLHSHLKKWVTGNIWIVKDRIVYTGNEMPLVTETTEVYDANGQKIVPGYIEPHVHPFQLYQPHSFADYAAQLGTTTFIADNLVFFLSLENKKAFSIMDELNKLPFAFYWWARFDSQTELESEEKLFTSKSIGEWIDRPDVIMGGELTGWPRLQSGDDQMLYWMQQAKTNGMKIEGHFPGASERTLARMRLLGADGDHEAMTIEEVERRILHGYAVTLRHSSIRPDLPILLKGILEKDLQIFDHLMMTTDGATPSFHLDGVMDKCIQVALDAGVKPVDAYLMASFNVAKYYNLSNLHGVIATGRFATLNFLKDENNPVPISVLSKGVWLKRDGEKVHGLSPVDWSHMPDLNLNFELKDADFQFSMPFGIEMVNDVITKPYSISVDTTDNELSSKHDQSFLMLIDRNGKWKVTTLIKGFATSLKGFASSYSNTGDIILIGKNKKSMLKAFQEMKKMNGGIVLVEDDQVICSLKLPIGGVLSDKPMEELIEEEILLKKELAARGFKHGDAIYTLLFLQSTHLPYVRITQRGIFDVMKKQVLFPAVMR, encoded by the coding sequence ATGCAATATCCAATTTGGAAAATTGAAGAGATCAGGCATCAGATAGAAGTGGTTAATGGAACAAAGCCACCTGACATTCTTATAAAAAATGCAACGTATTTACATAGCCACTTAAAAAAATGGGTTACCGGAAACATTTGGATCGTGAAGGATCGAATCGTCTACACTGGTAATGAAATGCCACTAGTTACGGAAACCACGGAAGTATATGATGCGAATGGTCAAAAAATTGTACCGGGATATATAGAACCTCACGTACATCCATTTCAACTTTATCAGCCTCATTCTTTTGCAGATTATGCTGCACAGCTTGGAACAACAACTTTTATTGCGGATAACTTGGTCTTCTTTTTGTCACTTGAAAACAAGAAAGCGTTTTCAATCATGGATGAGTTAAACAAATTACCTTTTGCATTTTATTGGTGGGCACGATTTGATTCACAAACTGAATTAGAGAGTGAAGAAAAGTTGTTTACTTCTAAATCAATCGGTGAATGGATTGACCGTCCAGATGTGATTATGGGTGGTGAGTTGACTGGATGGCCTAGACTGCAATCTGGTGATGATCAAATGTTGTATTGGATGCAGCAAGCAAAGACAAATGGCATGAAAATTGAAGGGCATTTCCCAGGTGCATCGGAACGTACACTTGCTAGAATGCGATTACTTGGAGCCGATGGGGATCATGAGGCTATGACCATAGAAGAAGTAGAGAGACGGATTCTCCACGGGTATGCTGTGACTTTAAGACATTCTTCTATTCGTCCTGACTTACCAATTCTTCTTAAAGGAATTTTAGAGAAGGATCTTCAGATTTTTGATCATTTAATGATGACGACTGACGGAGCTACGCCTTCGTTTCATCTAGATGGTGTAATGGACAAATGTATTCAAGTAGCTTTAGATGCAGGAGTAAAACCGGTAGATGCTTATTTAATGGCATCATTTAATGTTGCAAAATATTACAATCTATCAAACTTACATGGCGTAATTGCTACTGGCAGATTTGCCACATTAAACTTTTTAAAAGATGAAAATAATCCAGTGCCAATCAGTGTTTTATCCAAAGGTGTATGGTTAAAAAGAGATGGAGAAAAAGTGCATGGATTATCGCCAGTAGACTGGTCTCATATGCCAGATTTGAATTTAAATTTTGAATTGAAAGATGCAGATTTTCAGTTCTCCATGCCATTTGGAATTGAAATGGTAAACGACGTTATTACAAAACCATATTCTATATCAGTTGATACAACAGACAACGAACTCTCTAGTAAACATGATCAGAGTTTTTTAATGTTAATCGACAGGAATGGTAAATGGAAAGTTACGACACTAATCAAAGGATTTGCAACATCATTAAAAGGATTTGCATCCTCTTATTCAAATACCGGGGATATAATATTAATTGGTAAAAATAAAAAAAGTATGCTAAAGGCCTTTCAAGAAATGAAGAAAATGAACGGTGGTATTGTTCTTGTAGAAGACGATCAAGTTATTTGTTCTCTTAAACTTCCAATTGGAGGAGTGTTGTCTGACAAACCAATGGAAGAATTGATAGAAGAAGAGATTCTTTTAAAGAAAGAGTTGGCAGCAAGAGGCTTTAAGCATGGTGATGCCATTTATACATTGCTATTTTTGCAATCCACACATTTGCCTTATGTTCGAATTACACAACGAGGAATTTTCGATGTAATGAAAAAACAAGTACTATTTCCAGCTGTTATGAGGTAG
- a CDS encoding DUF3048 domain-containing protein: MFKKRGFIFAISILLLVACSDKEEMTEDIKELVEEPVAAEEEVEDKEKELPYIAPFTGVGSEVELKQRAVLVTMNNHPLARPQSGIAQADIVYEMLAEGNVTRFLALYQSEIPDMIGPVRSARDYFVTIAQGLDAFYIAHGYSPDAQQMLNARVVDNINGMQYDGILFKRSKERKAPHNSYITKDNIVAGADKIGASMELHKIPKLSFYDSEEGAKLGNPVSSISIRYGNGASFENQYTYLQEEGIYERTSAGDLTTDKETKEPVKISNVIFMEIPHKTIDNAGRQALALNDGGRAYLFQAGIMKEIEWENVDGILVPMENGVPAKLVKGMSWISFVPTNPGLENMVNFLP; encoded by the coding sequence GTGTTCAAAAAAAGGGGATTTATATTTGCAATAAGTATTCTTTTATTAGTTGCTTGTTCAGATAAAGAAGAGATGACAGAAGATATAAAAGAACTAGTGGAAGAACCAGTTGCAGCAGAAGAGGAAGTAGAAGACAAAGAGAAAGAACTTCCTTATATTGCTCCTTTTACTGGAGTCGGATCCGAAGTGGAATTAAAACAAAGAGCAGTACTTGTAACTATGAATAATCATCCTCTTGCACGTCCTCAATCAGGTATTGCTCAAGCAGACATTGTTTATGAAATGCTTGCTGAAGGGAATGTCACGAGATTTCTTGCACTTTATCAAAGTGAGATACCTGACATGATTGGTCCTGTAAGAAGTGCACGAGATTATTTTGTAACGATTGCTCAAGGGCTGGATGCCTTTTACATAGCCCACGGATATAGTCCGGACGCTCAACAAATGTTAAATGCACGAGTCGTTGATAATATTAATGGAATGCAATATGATGGTATACTGTTTAAAAGGTCGAAGGAGCGTAAAGCGCCACACAACTCCTATATAACAAAAGACAACATAGTAGCGGGTGCAGATAAAATAGGTGCGTCTATGGAGCTTCACAAAATTCCTAAACTATCTTTCTATGATTCAGAGGAAGGCGCAAAGCTTGGTAATCCAGTATCTAGTATAAGTATTCGTTACGGTAATGGAGCAAGCTTTGAAAATCAATATACGTATTTACAAGAAGAAGGTATTTATGAAAGAACATCAGCAGGAGATTTGACAACAGATAAAGAAACAAAAGAACCTGTGAAAATATCGAATGTAATATTCATGGAAATCCCACATAAAACGATTGATAATGCTGGAAGACAAGCTTTGGCTTTAAATGATGGAGGAAGAGCTTATCTTTTCCAAGCAGGAATAATGAAAGAAATTGAATGGGAAAATGTTGATGGAATTTTAGTTCCAATGGAAAATGGGGTTCCTGCAAAACTTGTAAAAGGAATGTCATGGATAAGTTTTGTTCCAACAAATCCCGGATTAGAAAATATGGTGAATTTTTTACCCTAA
- a CDS encoding YerC/YecD family TrpR-related protein, which translates to MQIDKIKGHQTDQLFKAVLELKDMEECYRFFDDLCTISEIQSLAQRFEVAHLLRLKKTYETIKKETGASTATISRVRRCFDYGNEAYDEMLGRLYPDEQPFQNPRDKVDN; encoded by the coding sequence ATGCAGATTGATAAAATAAAAGGACATCAAACAGACCAGTTATTTAAAGCGGTTTTAGAGTTAAAAGATATGGAAGAATGCTATCGATTTTTTGATGATCTATGTACAATAAGTGAAATCCAATCTTTGGCACAACGATTTGAAGTTGCCCATTTATTGAGATTGAAAAAAACATACGAAACAATTAAAAAAGAAACAGGTGCAAGTACCGCAACTATTTCACGTGTGAGACGTTGCTTTGATTATGGAAACGAAGCATATGATGAAATGCTTGGACGTTTGTATCCAGATGAGCAGCCCTTTCAAAATCCAAGAGACAAAGTAGACAATTGA
- a CDS encoding heptaprenylglyceryl phosphate synthase, with product MDYKEWRHIFKLDPAKEIGADALEKICESGTDAIMIGGSDGVTLDNVIDLLMRIRRYAVPVALEVSTIESIIPGFDYYFIPSILNSTDTKWVKDLHHAATKEFGEVMNWEEIIPEGYCILNPDCKAAKLTHAEHPSTDDDVIAYAQMVEHLFKFPIFYMEYSGMYGDVEIVKKVKSRLDHTKLFYGGGIQNEQQAREMAAHADAIIVGNHVYENLTEALRTVKAIK from the coding sequence ATGGATTATAAAGAGTGGCGACATATATTTAAATTGGATCCGGCAAAAGAAATTGGTGCGGATGCGTTAGAAAAGATCTGTGAATCTGGAACCGATGCGATTATGATTGGTGGCTCGGATGGAGTAACACTAGATAACGTTATAGATTTATTGATGCGTATTCGGCGCTATGCGGTACCTGTAGCGCTAGAAGTATCAACAATCGAGTCGATAATTCCTGGTTTTGACTATTATTTTATTCCAAGTATTTTAAATAGCACAGATACAAAATGGGTAAAAGATTTACATCATGCTGCCACAAAGGAATTTGGAGAAGTGATGAATTGGGAAGAAATTATTCCAGAGGGTTATTGTATTCTAAATCCTGACTGTAAAGCAGCTAAGCTGACGCATGCTGAGCATCCTTCTACTGATGATGATGTTATAGCATACGCCCAAATGGTAGAGCATCTTTTTAAATTCCCTATTTTTTATATGGAATATAGCGGGATGTATGGGGACGTGGAAATTGTTAAGAAGGTTAAATCTCGTCTTGATCATACAAAGCTTTTTTATGGTGGAGGAATCCAAAACGAACAGCAAGCACGTGAAATGGCTGCGCATGCAGATGCAATCATTGTAGGAAATCATGTTTATGAAAACTTAACAGAAGCTTTGAGAACTGTAAAAGCTATTAAGTGA